One Micromonospora eburnea genomic region harbors:
- a CDS encoding NADPH-dependent FMN reductase, with the protein MAPLQLAVIIGSTRAGRMADRIADWFVEQARRHDELAVTVVDLAGYDFPARFPAEPTPAMRSFVRQVSRAEAFAVVTPEYNHSFPASLKQAIDYAYDEWQAKPVGFVSYGCGSVGMHAVDQLRTVFTALHAVTVRDVVGVDLLDGELTGQVAEQLRQGARVLLDELCWWGLALREGRAARPYVS; encoded by the coding sequence ATGGCGCCGCTACAACTGGCTGTGATCATCGGCAGCACCCGGGCGGGCCGGATGGCCGACCGGATCGCCGACTGGTTCGTCGAACAGGCGCGGCGGCACGACGAGCTGGCGGTCACGGTCGTCGACCTCGCCGGGTACGACTTCCCCGCGCGTTTTCCCGCCGAGCCCACCCCGGCCATGCGCTCGTTCGTGCGGCAGGTGAGCCGTGCGGAGGCGTTCGCCGTGGTCACCCCGGAGTACAACCACAGCTTCCCGGCCTCGTTGAAGCAGGCGATCGACTACGCGTACGACGAGTGGCAGGCCAAGCCGGTCGGCTTCGTGTCGTACGGGTGCGGTTCGGTCGGCATGCACGCGGTCGACCAGCTCCGGACCGTCTTCACCGCGCTGCACGCGGTGACGGTGCGGGACGTCGTCGGCGTCGACCTGCTCGACGGCGAGCTGACCGGGCAGGTCGCGGAGCAGCTGCGGCAGGGCGCGCGGGTGCTCCTCGACGAGCTCTGCTGGTGGGGTCTGGCGCTGCGGGAAGGCCGTGCCGCGCGCCCGTACGTCTCCTGA
- a CDS encoding GNAT family N-acetyltransferase — translation MTEVRIARWSGDDLDLLRQLNTHEVREHTGGPETDEQVVARHERYVRGPGPRSGYLYTVVLPGGEKAGSVGYWAREWHGEQVYEMGWAILPAYQGRGLATAAVRAAIAEAAACGDRRAAHAYPSVDNPASNAVCRKAGFTLLGETEFDYPPGQLMRSNDWRVGLTG, via the coding sequence ATGACCGAGGTGCGCATCGCGCGATGGAGCGGCGATGACCTGGACCTGCTGCGGCAGCTCAACACCCACGAGGTGCGCGAGCACACCGGCGGGCCGGAGACCGACGAGCAGGTGGTCGCCCGCCACGAGCGGTACGTGCGCGGCCCCGGCCCGCGTAGCGGATACCTGTACACCGTGGTGCTCCCCGGTGGGGAGAAGGCGGGCAGCGTCGGCTACTGGGCACGGGAGTGGCACGGCGAGCAGGTTTACGAGATGGGCTGGGCGATCCTGCCCGCGTACCAGGGGCGGGGGCTGGCCACTGCGGCGGTGCGCGCGGCGATCGCGGAGGCCGCGGCGTGCGGCGATCGGCGCGCCGCGCACGCCTACCCGTCGGTCGACAATCCGGCCTCCAACGCCGTCTGCCGCAAGGCGGGCTTCACCCTGCTCGGTGAGACCGAGTTCGACTACCCGCCGGGGCAGCTGATGCGCTCCAACGACTGGCGGGTGGGCCTGACCGGGTGA
- a CDS encoding aldo/keto reductase encodes MRYRTIGTDPATRREVSVLSLGAMLFGTATDEATSYAILDRYVEAGGTFIDTSDNYAFWQNGGQGGESEELLGRWRRSRGVGAEVVVATKLGARPLAPGTSYVDNPEGLSAKVIRESAERSRERLGVERLDLLYAHIEDRTVPLRETVEGFAELVGEGSVGLLGASNHRAWRVERARALAAAAGLPGYEVLQYHRSYLPSRVDLPIELDPDGDVGWVGPDLASYLRAEPQLALVAYSPLLKGAYARPERLGVEYDLPSTPARLAALRSVAAETGATVNQVVLAWLMGGDIPAIALVGASSVAQLDESLAAVDLELTPEQRARLDAAR; translated from the coding sequence ATGAGATACCGCACCATCGGCACCGATCCGGCGACCCGCCGCGAGGTCAGCGTGCTCAGCCTCGGCGCGATGCTCTTCGGCACCGCCACCGACGAGGCCACCTCGTACGCCATTCTCGACCGCTACGTCGAGGCCGGCGGCACCTTCATCGACACCTCGGACAACTACGCGTTCTGGCAGAACGGGGGCCAGGGCGGGGAGAGCGAGGAGCTGCTCGGTCGCTGGCGGCGCAGCCGCGGCGTGGGCGCGGAGGTGGTCGTCGCCACCAAGCTCGGCGCGCGGCCCCTCGCCCCGGGTACCAGCTACGTGGACAATCCGGAAGGTCTGTCGGCGAAGGTGATCCGCGAGTCGGCCGAGCGCAGCCGGGAACGGCTCGGCGTGGAGCGGCTGGATCTGCTGTACGCGCACATCGAGGACCGGACCGTGCCGCTGCGGGAGACCGTGGAGGGGTTCGCGGAGCTGGTCGGCGAGGGCTCGGTCGGGCTGCTGGGCGCGAGCAACCACCGCGCCTGGCGGGTGGAGCGGGCCCGGGCGCTCGCCGCCGCGGCCGGGCTGCCCGGGTACGAGGTGCTCCAGTACCACCGCAGTTACCTGCCCAGCCGGGTCGACCTGCCGATCGAGCTGGACCCGGACGGCGACGTAGGCTGGGTCGGCCCGGACCTGGCCAGCTACCTGCGGGCCGAGCCGCAGCTCGCCCTGGTCGCGTACTCGCCGCTGTTGAAGGGCGCGTACGCCCGGCCCGAGCGGCTGGGCGTCGAGTACGACCTGCCGAGCACCCCGGCCCGGCTGGCCGCGCTGCGGTCGGTCGCGGCGGAGACCGGTGCGACGGTCAACCAGGTGGTGCTGGCCTGGCTGATGGGCGGGGACATCCCGGCGATCGCCCTGGTCGGCGCGTCCTCGGTGGCGCAGCTCGACGAGAGCCTGGCGGCCGTCGACCTGGAGCTGACCCCGGAGCAGCGGGCCCGGCTCGACGCGGCCCGCTGA
- a CDS encoding SDR family oxidoreductase, translated as MTTTIALVTGANRGIGLATARQFGARGWTVLVGARDAARGREAERALRAEGADARFVPLDVTDAASVAAAAELVERAYGHLDVLVNNAGIIRVDGSALPSETTLGTLREVFETNVFGVVAVTNAFLPLLRKAPAARIVNVSSEVGSIAAMTDPRGALFPLASVPYPSSKTALNMVTAMYAKELRDTPIKVNAANPGYCATDFNGHAGFRTAEEGAEVSVHLATLPADGPSGLLWGYQMDAGGGYGTLPW; from the coding sequence ATGACGACGACGATCGCCCTGGTCACCGGGGCCAACAGGGGAATCGGGCTGGCCACCGCCCGGCAGTTCGGCGCACGCGGGTGGACGGTGCTGGTCGGCGCGCGGGACGCCGCGCGGGGCCGGGAGGCGGAACGCGCGCTGCGCGCCGAGGGGGCGGACGCCCGGTTCGTGCCGCTGGACGTCACCGACGCCGCGTCGGTCGCCGCCGCCGCCGAGCTGGTCGAGCGGGCGTACGGGCACCTGGACGTGCTGGTCAACAACGCCGGCATCATCCGGGTGGACGGGTCGGCGCTGCCCAGCGAGACCACGCTCGGCACGCTGCGGGAGGTGTTCGAGACGAACGTCTTCGGCGTGGTCGCGGTGACCAACGCCTTCCTGCCGTTGCTGCGCAAGGCCCCGGCCGCCCGGATCGTGAACGTCTCCAGCGAGGTCGGCTCGATCGCGGCGATGACCGACCCGAGAGGTGCCCTGTTCCCGCTGGCGTCGGTGCCGTACCCGTCGTCGAAGACGGCGCTGAACATGGTCACCGCGATGTACGCCAAGGAGCTGCGGGACACCCCGATCAAGGTGAACGCGGCCAACCCCGGCTACTGCGCGACCGACTTCAACGGGCACGCGGGGTTCCGGACGGCCGAGGAGGGCGCGGAGGTCAGCGTGCACCTGGCGACACTGCCGGCGGACGGGCCGAGCGGGCTGCTGTGGGGCTACCAGATGGACGCCGGCGGCGGCTACGGGACGCTGCCGTGGTGA
- a CDS encoding ATP-binding cassette domain-containing protein, which produces MGNRNTGLAVEADGLVRSFGATRALDGLDLRVPAGTVYGLLGPNGAGKTTAVRVLATLLRPDGGRARVFGHDVVVEADAVRARVSLTGQYASLDEDLTGMENLVLLGRLLGLGKPAARTRAENLLDAFGLREAAGRQVKKYSGGMRRRIDIAASILNTPDLLFLDEPTTGLDPRSRNQVWEIVRAVVAHGTTVLLTTQYLDEADQLAGRIAVVDHGRVIAEGTPGELKSSVGSGTIHVRLRDPGQRTAAEQLLRVALGVPVQLEPDPVAMTARVGEDGTDLEAGEQAARALGELARAGIVVDDFSLGQPTLDEVFLALTDHPAGTADERDDELEAAR; this is translated from the coding sequence ATGGGCAACCGGAACACCGGCCTGGCCGTCGAGGCCGACGGTCTGGTCCGGTCGTTCGGCGCGACCCGCGCGCTCGACGGCCTGGACCTGCGGGTCCCCGCCGGCACCGTCTACGGGCTGCTCGGGCCGAACGGGGCTGGCAAGACCACCGCGGTCCGGGTGCTGGCCACGCTGTTGCGCCCGGACGGCGGACGGGCCCGGGTCTTCGGCCACGACGTCGTGGTCGAGGCGGACGCGGTGCGCGCCCGGGTCAGCCTGACCGGGCAGTACGCCTCGCTCGACGAGGACCTGACCGGGATGGAGAACCTGGTCCTGCTCGGCCGGCTGCTCGGGCTGGGCAAGCCGGCGGCCCGGACCCGCGCCGAGAACCTGCTCGACGCGTTTGGTCTGCGCGAGGCGGCGGGCCGCCAGGTGAAGAAGTACTCGGGTGGGATGCGGCGGCGGATCGACATCGCGGCGAGCATCCTCAACACCCCGGACCTGCTCTTCCTGGACGAGCCGACCACCGGCCTGGACCCGCGCAGCCGCAACCAGGTGTGGGAGATCGTCCGGGCGGTGGTGGCGCACGGCACCACGGTGCTGCTGACCACCCAGTACCTGGACGAGGCCGACCAGCTGGCCGGCCGGATCGCGGTGGTCGACCACGGCCGGGTGATCGCGGAGGGCACCCCGGGCGAGCTGAAGTCGTCGGTCGGCTCGGGCACCATCCACGTACGGCTGCGTGACCCGGGGCAGCGCACTGCGGCCGAGCAGCTGCTGCGGGTGGCGCTGGGCGTGCCGGTGCAGCTGGAGCCGGATCCGGTGGCGATGACAGCCCGGGTCGGCGAGGACGGCACCGACCTGGAGGCCGGCGAGCAGGCGGCGCGGGCGCTCGGTGAGCTGGCCCGCGCCGGCATCGTCGTCGACGACTTCTCCCTCGGCCAGCCGACCCTGGACGAGGTGTTCCTGGCCCTGACCGATCACCCCGCCGGCACGGCCGACGAGCGGGACGACGAGCTGGAGGCGGCCCGATGA